A single window of Sneathiella limimaris DNA harbors:
- the flgE gene encoding flagellar hook protein FlgE has translation MSLTAAMFSGVSGLAAQSMSMGIISDNISNSSTIGYKDTRAVFSTLVTESTTNTTYSPGGVIVHPSQRVDTQGLITAADADTHMAIAGNGFFVVHTQSDPTASGGNYLFTRAGTFEPDETGLLRNAQGYYLQGWAIDPDGNIPTNQSDLAALEPVNISGLTGNAEPTTTIELKANLAKEQATFGAGYVAGDMANGTTTPHFARSFQIYDSVGAAHSVTFNFLKTGTGVTPNEWTLEITADLDADGNEDVLSTEIVAFNTDGTIDLSSGATTQTNTINIPWAATLGIETPQALTLDFGTDDQSDGFTHFAGNSELVSSEVNGALFGSFNSVFIDEEGNVIAKFDNGTSKYIYKIPVATFPNPNEMGNLDGNAYDETPESGTFSLREATIGGAGRVISSATEASTVDIANEFTKMIVTQRSYSAASKIITTADEMLEELIRIKR, from the coding sequence ATGAGTCTTACAGCAGCAATGTTCTCCGGGGTATCGGGCCTAGCAGCCCAGTCCATGTCAATGGGCATTATCTCTGATAACATCTCAAACAGTAGCACAATTGGTTACAAAGACACTCGGGCGGTTTTCTCCACCCTGGTGACAGAAAGTACAACCAACACAACTTATTCCCCTGGTGGTGTGATTGTTCACCCAAGCCAGCGGGTTGATACACAAGGTTTGATCACAGCAGCGGATGCCGACACACATATGGCAATCGCGGGCAACGGGTTCTTCGTTGTGCACACCCAAAGTGATCCAACCGCATCAGGCGGTAACTACCTGTTCACCCGTGCAGGAACTTTTGAGCCGGATGAAACAGGCCTTCTGCGTAATGCACAAGGATATTATCTGCAAGGTTGGGCGATTGATCCGGACGGAAATATTCCAACCAACCAATCTGACTTGGCAGCACTGGAGCCTGTTAATATTTCAGGCCTGACCGGTAACGCTGAGCCAACCACAACGATTGAGTTGAAAGCTAACCTGGCGAAAGAGCAGGCTACATTTGGTGCTGGTTATGTCGCTGGTGATATGGCCAATGGCACAACAACGCCTCACTTTGCACGGTCCTTCCAGATTTATGATAGTGTAGGTGCGGCTCATTCCGTTACCTTCAACTTCCTGAAAACCGGCACGGGTGTCACGCCAAACGAATGGACGCTTGAAATTACCGCCGACCTTGATGCGGATGGTAATGAAGACGTTCTTTCAACTGAAATTGTTGCCTTTAATACAGACGGCACGATAGATCTGTCTTCAGGCGCAACGACCCAGACCAACACCATTAACATTCCATGGGCTGCAACACTGGGTATTGAGACTCCACAAGCCTTGACCCTTGATTTTGGTACGGATGATCAATCTGACGGATTTACACATTTCGCCGGTAACTCTGAACTGGTTTCTTCAGAAGTGAACGGTGCCTTGTTTGGCTCCTTCAACTCTGTCTTTATTGACGAAGAAGGAAACGTGATTGCCAAGTTTGACAACGGTACATCAAAATATATCTACAAAATCCCGGTCGCGACCTTCCCGAACCCTAACGAAATGGGCAACTTGGACGGTAACGCCTATGATGAAACCCCTGAATCTGGAACATTTTCCCTCAGGGAGGCAACCATTGGCGGCGCTGGCCGAGTCATTAGTTCGGCGACCGAGGCTTCGACAGTGGATATTGCAAACGAATTTACAAAGATGATTGTAACCCAGCGCTCCTATTCAGCTGCAAGTAAGATCATCACCACTGCAGACGAAATGCTTGAAGAACTTATCCGAATTAAGCGATAA
- a CDS encoding flagellar hook-length control protein FliK: MDVSQVRHDTDKSFNWGPTFKDEAKDDFARHLADADRAERPEPEEKVKAREDVDDVNDHDDDRVEDTDTAEQNDDTYSDKPAVAADSTETVTVAPQQVPAAASQVTTPKGDGEATAAVTTGSTTADETAATSVADPKSKSANAEAASGEGETGNVSGTTKEVGLENAATRTSGQAAEQAGAAIAAASQKQSADPKSATAAASSTPAATAAATAVGKQVTKGENGQVADTAAKAKNNTPAQAAATNMTQTEEVQSKTANQAQTVNPLEKMRQDEMAKMTEKEVLSAKISEMLASGKGKITVASAAKTGTATASAGSMVSGGNTLQASTAATQQSAAASAPKADTAIAMVTQSAQQAETPIIIPNGDLATSLLTPQVQTDTNAVTSSTAAPGAAIAGVDSTSSSSASQATQANRATAQAGSPAEQVSAQLSKAAKDGVDQIKVQLNPAELGRVDVKMELGHDGRVMAVISADNPDSLETLRQDANQLAKALQDAGFKTGSDSLNFTLNQGNDQGDANQQFAGGSPLNSEAADEEMALETAAYSNAAGSDSGLDIQV; encoded by the coding sequence ATGGATGTATCACAAGTCAGACATGATACCGACAAGTCCTTTAACTGGGGCCCAACCTTTAAGGATGAAGCCAAGGACGATTTCGCCCGGCACCTTGCCGATGCAGATCGCGCCGAGCGTCCAGAACCCGAAGAAAAGGTCAAAGCCCGCGAGGATGTCGATGATGTCAACGATCACGATGATGACCGAGTAGAGGATACGGATACTGCTGAGCAGAACGACGATACCTACTCCGACAAACCAGCAGTTGCCGCTGACAGCACTGAGACAGTTACCGTCGCTCCTCAACAGGTTCCGGCAGCAGCAAGCCAGGTAACAACGCCCAAGGGTGATGGTGAGGCTACAGCAGCAGTGACCACTGGCAGCACCACTGCAGATGAAACTGCAGCGACATCTGTGGCGGACCCGAAATCGAAGAGTGCAAACGCCGAAGCAGCTTCTGGTGAAGGTGAAACAGGTAATGTTTCAGGCACCACTAAAGAAGTAGGTCTTGAGAATGCAGCCACCAGAACAAGCGGCCAGGCAGCTGAACAAGCCGGTGCTGCCATTGCAGCCGCTAGCCAAAAGCAAAGCGCTGATCCAAAATCAGCGACTGCGGCAGCGTCCAGCACACCAGCCGCAACAGCAGCCGCTACAGCAGTGGGTAAACAAGTAACCAAAGGCGAGAATGGTCAGGTTGCGGATACCGCTGCAAAGGCAAAGAACAATACGCCTGCTCAGGCGGCGGCAACCAACATGACACAGACTGAGGAAGTTCAGTCAAAAACAGCCAACCAGGCACAAACTGTCAATCCGCTTGAAAAAATGCGGCAGGATGAAATGGCAAAGATGACCGAGAAAGAGGTCCTTTCCGCCAAGATTTCTGAAATGCTGGCCAGCGGCAAGGGCAAGATTACAGTAGCCTCGGCCGCCAAGACTGGCACAGCAACCGCGTCTGCTGGATCCATGGTCAGTGGTGGAAATACACTACAAGCCAGCACTGCCGCAACTCAGCAATCCGCAGCAGCATCGGCTCCAAAAGCTGACACTGCAATCGCAATGGTCACCCAGTCAGCCCAACAGGCTGAGACACCGATCATCATTCCAAACGGTGATTTGGCGACCTCCTTGCTGACACCACAAGTGCAGACAGACACGAACGCCGTGACGAGCTCCACTGCCGCCCCAGGCGCTGCAATCGCTGGCGTTGATTCAACCAGCAGCAGTTCAGCCAGCCAGGCAACTCAGGCCAACAGGGCAACAGCCCAGGCTGGAAGTCCTGCTGAGCAAGTCTCTGCCCAGCTGAGCAAAGCTGCCAAGGATGGGGTTGATCAGATCAAGGTTCAACTGAACCCTGCGGAGCTGGGTCGGGTCGACGTAAAGATGGAACTGGGTCATGACGGACGGGTCATGGCGGTTATTTCCGCAGACAACCCAGACAGCCTGGAAACTCTGCGTCAGGACGCTAACCAACTGGCAAAAGCTCTGCAGGATGCAGGTTTCAAAACAGGCTCTGACAGCCTGAACTTCACTTTGAACCAGGGCAACGATCAGGGTGATGCCAATCAGCAGTTTGCTGGTGGTTCACCACTCAATTCAGAAGCCGCTGATGAAGAAATGGCACTGGAAACAGCAGCCTATTCAAATGCGGCAGGATCAGACAGTGGTCTGGATATCCAGGTCTGA
- the flgK gene encoding flagellar hook-associated protein FlgK produces the protein MSLTAIMNSGVTGMLAHQQALNVTSNNIANVQTEGYARKVVDYSTIVLGGQGAGVDIEDVRRVTDEFIQRELRLSTASTEQYAAMSDIYGKLQALLGDPAENTSLTGKVDSIHTSLSQLTVDPTLSVARSSALTEIQNFAIEANRLQTQIQALRKEADNHIVTEIETVNRAILRIHELNQEISSATISGKPTGELEDKRDQALSEIADIVDVKTYPQGNNSVAVITNAGQQLLDFIPRQLVYDAAATVTSETIFDQVTINVYNTTTETVAATGLALDPELTGGSLRGWLDMRNVELPGMANQIGALAGEMAEQLNAVHNANVAVPPPATLTGHNSGVVATDDHGFTGQATFYSFDTNNDIVASYTVDFDAGGTTTMADVLAEVNGALGAGTLTLTNGVLEMTAQGGATGVGVQQVDTDPSLRGGKGFSHFFGLNDLVEASVPTNFDTGLAAGDAHGFTGTIDIENRGPNGEVQSSFTIDFGAIGGTVNDIINELNTNLSPAATASLTSDGAIVISNVTGYENYSINVSNDTSDRGATGVSFADMFGVGLRYPVDQSSGLTVRSDILASPMSMALARVDATGTPALNLSDNRGALSFQDLANTATSFDTWGGLPGSNVTVGEYAAQILAKSGLDAARADSLREDRAALAGVLEEKLLESAGVNMDEELANLIVYQNAYNAAARVITTARDMYDILINIV, from the coding sequence ATGAGTTTGACTGCAATTATGAATTCGGGTGTCACGGGTATGCTGGCTCACCAGCAGGCGCTCAATGTTACGTCGAACAACATCGCCAACGTCCAGACCGAAGGCTATGCCCGCAAAGTCGTGGACTACAGCACAATTGTTCTTGGCGGGCAGGGCGCTGGTGTGGATATCGAAGATGTCCGCCGTGTCACTGACGAGTTCATTCAGCGCGAACTGCGCCTTTCCACTGCGAGCACCGAACAATATGCTGCCATGTCCGATATTTATGGCAAGTTACAGGCCCTGCTTGGAGATCCGGCAGAAAACACATCCTTAACTGGCAAGGTGGATAGCATTCATACCTCTTTGTCCCAGTTGACAGTGGATCCAACGCTTTCGGTTGCCCGCTCCTCTGCGTTGACAGAAATTCAGAATTTCGCAATCGAGGCAAACCGGCTGCAGACACAGATCCAGGCCCTGCGCAAAGAAGCAGATAATCATATTGTCACAGAGATTGAGACTGTAAACCGGGCGATCCTCCGGATCCACGAGTTGAACCAGGAAATTTCCTCCGCAACAATCAGCGGCAAGCCAACCGGTGAATTGGAAGATAAACGGGATCAGGCTCTCTCTGAGATTGCTGATATTGTGGATGTGAAAACCTATCCGCAAGGCAATAACTCCGTGGCCGTTATCACCAATGCCGGTCAGCAGCTTCTCGATTTTATACCTCGTCAGCTGGTTTACGATGCAGCTGCAACTGTGACTTCGGAAACGATTTTCGATCAGGTGACGATTAACGTTTATAACACGACAACAGAAACAGTCGCGGCAACTGGTCTTGCCCTTGATCCGGAATTAACCGGCGGTTCCTTGCGGGGCTGGCTGGATATGCGGAATGTGGAATTGCCAGGCATGGCAAATCAGATCGGCGCGCTCGCTGGTGAAATGGCTGAACAGTTGAACGCTGTCCATAACGCCAATGTGGCGGTGCCACCTCCTGCAACATTGACAGGCCACAATAGCGGTGTCGTCGCAACAGACGATCATGGCTTCACCGGTCAGGCAACATTCTACAGTTTTGATACCAATAACGACATCGTGGCTTCCTATACCGTTGATTTTGATGCGGGCGGAACGACAACAATGGCCGATGTGCTGGCTGAGGTGAACGGTGCCCTTGGTGCAGGAACACTGACCCTGACAAATGGCGTTCTGGAAATGACGGCCCAGGGCGGTGCAACGGGCGTCGGTGTTCAGCAGGTGGATACAGATCCTTCCCTGCGAGGCGGCAAGGGCTTTTCCCATTTCTTCGGCCTTAATGACCTTGTGGAAGCTTCGGTTCCAACAAATTTTGATACAGGTCTGGCGGCCGGTGATGCGCACGGGTTCACTGGAACCATTGATATTGAAAACCGAGGGCCAAATGGCGAGGTTCAGAGCAGCTTCACAATTGACTTTGGCGCTATTGGCGGCACCGTCAATGATATCATTAACGAGCTGAACACAAACCTCTCACCCGCTGCAACGGCAAGCCTGACATCAGACGGAGCCATTGTGATCTCAAATGTTACAGGCTATGAGAACTACAGCATCAATGTCAGTAATGATACGTCTGATCGAGGCGCTACCGGTGTCTCCTTTGCCGACATGTTCGGGGTGGGTCTTCGCTATCCTGTTGATCAGAGTTCCGGCCTGACTGTCCGCTCGGATATTCTGGCGTCTCCCATGTCAATGGCGTTGGCCCGTGTGGATGCAACAGGAACACCAGCCTTGAACCTTTCTGATAACCGGGGTGCTCTCTCTTTTCAGGATCTGGCAAATACAGCGACCAGCTTTGATACCTGGGGTGGTCTGCCCGGCTCAAATGTGACTGTCGGTGAATATGCCGCACAGATCCTGGCCAAGTCCGGTTTGGACGCAGCCCGTGCCGACAGCCTAAGAGAGGACCGTGCTGCGCTCGCCGGGGTTTTAGAGGAAAAAC
- a CDS encoding flagellar hook assembly protein FlgD, with product MNIEEANAQYYKADSTANKSAVNLADNFDDFLTMLTTQLQNQDPLNPTDSNEFTNQLVSFTGVEQSIATNQHLEALIQLQSISQQNNEATTLISYLGKTVGTDLNVAKLDGEGAAWNINLQTTADEVTYSIYDKAGNKVHTESAGTLGKGDQTFTWDGSLVNGGQAPEGAYYLVVDAKTDGGSQVDVNYSFKGLASKVETIDGQPVLMVGGVPLGLANITTVEVANTDTDGA from the coding sequence ATGAATATCGAAGAAGCAAATGCTCAATATTATAAGGCAGATAGCACCGCCAATAAATCTGCGGTGAACCTAGCCGATAATTTTGACGACTTCCTGACCATGCTGACCACCCAGTTGCAGAACCAGGACCCGCTAAACCCGACGGATTCCAACGAATTCACAAATCAATTGGTCTCCTTCACCGGGGTTGAGCAGTCCATTGCGACAAACCAGCATCTGGAAGCCCTGATCCAACTGCAATCCATCAGCCAGCAGAACAATGAGGCGACAACCCTGATCAGCTATCTTGGCAAGACGGTTGGTACTGATCTGAACGTGGCCAAATTGGATGGTGAAGGCGCGGCCTGGAACATCAATCTGCAGACAACTGCAGATGAGGTGACCTACTCAATCTATGACAAAGCCGGAAACAAAGTTCATACGGAAAGTGCAGGCACACTTGGTAAGGGCGACCAAACTTTTACGTGGGATGGATCGCTGGTTAATGGCGGCCAGGCTCCTGAAGGGGCTTACTATTTGGTGGTAGATGCCAAGACCGACGGTGGCAGCCAGGTAGATGTGAACTACAGCTTTAAAGGGCTGGCCAGCAAAGTAGAAACAATCGATGGACAACCGGTCCTTATGGTGGGCGGGGTCCCACTTGGACTTGCAAATATCACGACTGTTGAGGTCGCGAACACTGATACTGACGGCGCGTAA